The Virgibacillus dokdonensis genome includes a window with the following:
- a CDS encoding GerAB/ArcD/ProY family transporter — MRQFEYADEKISDNELMIAIPSVTIGVGVLSLPSLIAENTIGSDGWIPILGAGILFVAITWLIVKVASMYPNQPFISFASLLVSKPIATILTILLALQGVFITGFVLRIIADIAKEYLFDRTPLEVISLSFLLVVCYAVSGSRAGLFRLNMMFFPIIIFIIVFVGIFSTNWYDATNFLPVFQTDIQGYAGAMKNSIFSLSGLFILFFYTPLVRKPDKAPKKVAYGMTMVPIFYIFIYFMCIGVFGYAGTANVNYPIIEIAKEIEIPGGFFERFDSIFFVIWMMAVFNTVTMAFDSSLYALKSVFNLKKMHYILVLTPMLFFVAMTPEDVMDVQKFGDFVNIYGLVITTLTAVVLFIIASVKKKTSSEASKRRNSK; from the coding sequence ATGCGCCAGTTTGAATATGCAGATGAGAAAATCAGTGATAATGAATTAATGATTGCCATTCCATCCGTTACAATTGGCGTAGGCGTTCTCAGTTTACCAAGTTTAATCGCAGAGAACACAATAGGGTCTGACGGATGGATTCCGATTCTTGGGGCCGGGATTTTGTTTGTTGCCATAACTTGGTTAATTGTAAAAGTTGCTTCGATGTATCCGAACCAGCCTTTTATAAGTTTTGCGTCCCTTTTAGTATCAAAGCCAATAGCTACTATACTAACTATTTTACTTGCTTTGCAAGGCGTTTTTATTACAGGTTTTGTTTTACGGATTATTGCTGATATCGCTAAAGAATATTTGTTTGATCGTACACCGTTAGAAGTGATTTCTCTTAGCTTTCTTCTTGTAGTATGCTACGCGGTTTCTGGGTCAAGAGCAGGTTTGTTTCGATTAAATATGATGTTTTTTCCGATCATTATTTTCATCATTGTTTTTGTCGGTATATTTTCTACTAATTGGTATGATGCCACCAATTTTCTACCAGTATTCCAAACGGATATCCAAGGATACGCAGGTGCTATGAAGAATAGCATATTTTCCTTATCCGGATTATTTATTTTATTTTTTTACACGCCGCTAGTACGTAAACCAGATAAAGCACCTAAAAAGGTAGCTTATGGTATGACAATGGTTCCTATATTTTATATATTTATTTATTTTATGTGTATAGGTGTGTTCGGCTATGCCGGAACAGCCAATGTCAATTATCCAATTATTGAAATTGCGAAAGAAATTGAAATACCCGGAGGGTTCTTTGAGAGGTTCGATTCTATTTTCTTTGTGATTTGGATGATGGCTGTTTTTAATACGGTCACAATGGCTTTTGATTCATCTTTATATGCTTTGAAGTCTGTTTTTAATCTAAAGAAAATGCACTATATATTAGTTTTAACGCCGATGTTGTTTTTTGTGGCAATGACCCCTGAAGATGTGATGGATGTCCAAAAATTCGGTGATTTTGTAAATATATATGGGTTAGTAATTACTACACTAACAGCAGTCGTGTTGTTTATCATTGCATCTGTGAAAAAAAAGACCAGCTCCGAAGCTTCTAAAAGGAGGAACTCTAAATAA
- a CDS encoding amidase family protein: MKTSEFRNYDAVDLADLVKKGETTEEELLQASLEQLAQVNPTLHAVISERKEKALQEWKDITYNRPFRGVPVLLKNTGQQLKGERTTSGSKLLKQYAPVAKQDSHFVRAFRDAGFQFIGHTNTPEFGLKNITEPETDGPTRNPWNVAYSPGGSSGGSAAAVAAGIVPLAGASDGGGSIRIPASFTGLFGLKPTRGRTPVGPGAGRQWHGAAIDFVLSRSVRDSAAMLDVLQTSQPEAAFQAPLYLESYLETMKQPPKEELRIAYSVTSPVGTPVSNEAKEAVMKTVQWLERLGYQIEENDPPIDGKELMRNYYLMNSGEIATVGMQLEKMIGRKITSDDVELETWLLHCAGQSVSAAAFSSSIASWDVAAAAMADFHKSYDFYITPATAFTAPKVGELSWDNIEKKRWITKMENAKANEKQEIIYDMFLPSLTYTPFTQLANLTGQPAMSLPLHVTSENMPLGLQVTANKGEEHRLLQLAYQLEETDPWQGMKGNPYYNPM; encoded by the coding sequence GTGAAAACGAGCGAATTTAGAAACTATGATGCAGTGGATTTAGCTGATTTAGTAAAAAAAGGTGAGACGACTGAAGAAGAACTCTTGCAAGCTTCGTTAGAACAGCTTGCGCAAGTGAATCCAACTTTACATGCGGTTATTTCGGAACGTAAAGAAAAAGCGCTTCAAGAATGGAAAGATATTACGTATAATAGGCCGTTTCGTGGTGTGCCTGTTTTGCTAAAGAATACGGGACAACAATTAAAAGGGGAGCGGACGACTTCGGGTTCCAAGTTATTGAAACAGTATGCTCCCGTAGCAAAACAAGATTCTCATTTTGTGCGTGCTTTTCGTGATGCTGGTTTTCAATTTATTGGTCATACGAATACACCAGAGTTTGGCTTGAAAAATATTACGGAACCTGAAACAGATGGTCCAACTCGAAACCCTTGGAATGTGGCATATTCACCAGGCGGATCAAGTGGGGGTTCGGCAGCCGCGGTTGCAGCTGGCATTGTTCCGTTGGCAGGAGCTAGCGATGGCGGGGGGTCGATTCGCATACCTGCTTCTTTTACAGGGCTGTTCGGTTTAAAGCCGACGAGAGGGAGAACACCAGTAGGTCCGGGAGCAGGTCGCCAGTGGCATGGTGCTGCGATTGATTTTGTCTTATCAAGAAGTGTGCGAGATAGTGCGGCAATGCTGGATGTATTACAGACAAGTCAGCCTGAAGCTGCCTTTCAAGCACCGCTATATTTGGAAAGCTACTTGGAAACGATGAAGCAACCGCCAAAAGAAGAGCTTCGCATCGCTTATTCTGTTACATCGCCTGTCGGTACGCCTGTATCCAATGAAGCCAAAGAAGCGGTCATGAAAACTGTTCAATGGTTGGAGCGGCTAGGCTACCAAATCGAGGAAAATGACCCTCCTATTGATGGAAAGGAACTTATGCGAAACTATTATTTAATGAATAGTGGAGAAATCGCTACTGTCGGTATGCAGTTAGAGAAAATGATTGGAAGAAAGATTACTAGTGATGATGTGGAATTGGAAACATGGCTGTTGCATTGTGCTGGGCAGTCTGTATCAGCAGCTGCGTTTTCCTCCAGTATTGCTTCATGGGATGTGGCAGCAGCTGCAATGGCTGATTTTCATAAAAGCTATGATTTCTATATTACCCCTGCTACTGCTTTCACAGCACCTAAAGTCGGAGAATTATCGTGGGATAATATAGAGAAAAAACGGTGGATAACAAAAATGGAGAATGCCAAAGCAAATGAGAAACAAGAGATTATTTATGATATGTTTTTACCGAGTCTAACCTATACGCCATTTACTCAATTGGCTAATTTAACCGGACAGCCTGCTATGTCTCTACCACTTCATGTAACAAGTGAAAATATGCCTTTAGGCTTACAAGTTACGGCTAATAAGGGAGAAGAACATAGGTTATTACAATTAGCTTATCAATTGGAAGAAACTGACCCATGGCAAGGGATGAAAGGAAACCCATATTACAATCCTATGTAA
- a CDS encoding AbgT family transporter yields the protein MGKKRGLFQRSLDGVEVVGNKLPHPVTLFAILALMVLLLSAALSPLGISVEHPGEEGEMVEIKNLLNGEGINYIFSSMTDNFIGFAPLGVVLLTMLGIGIAERAGLISAILRGFVLAVPNRFITLGLVFAGIMSSVASDAGYVVLPPLGALLFAAVGRHPLAGLAAAFAGVSGGFSANLVLSGTDALLGELTIAAAAIVDPAYAEGMSIAMNWWFIGASVFVLTLIGAWVTERIVEPRLGTYKGEYEETVEKLTSLEKKGLIWATVSIVVSLILAVLLVVPEGAPMRGTGERPIIESPFMDSLVPIIAILFFIPGLVYGIVTKAVKNDKDVAYQLSDTMASMGMFIVLAFTAGQFVAYFNESNMGLVLGVYGADFLQSIDLTGIPLVIVFIILAGFINIFIGSASAKWAMMAPIFVPIMMQLGYSPELTQMAYRIADSSTNIISPLMTYFAIIIAFAQKYDKKMGIGTLVSTMIPYSIFFLIGWTIMLVIWMLIGVELGPGAPISY from the coding sequence ATGGGGAAGAAAAGAGGACTATTCCAACGCTCGTTGGATGGGGTGGAAGTGGTAGGTAATAAATTACCTCATCCTGTCACATTATTCGCAATATTGGCTTTAATGGTTTTGCTTTTGTCAGCAGCCTTGTCTCCGCTGGGTATTAGTGTTGAGCACCCAGGTGAAGAAGGAGAAATGGTTGAGATAAAAAATTTATTAAATGGCGAAGGAATCAACTATATATTTTCAAGTATGACGGATAACTTTATTGGCTTTGCCCCACTTGGCGTAGTCCTATTGACGATGCTTGGAATTGGAATTGCCGAAAGAGCAGGATTAATTAGCGCTATCTTGCGTGGGTTCGTGTTAGCGGTTCCCAATCGATTTATTACATTAGGTTTAGTATTTGCAGGGATCATGTCAAGTGTCGCTTCTGATGCTGGTTACGTCGTATTGCCACCGCTTGGAGCATTATTGTTTGCTGCTGTTGGTCGCCATCCATTAGCTGGGTTAGCTGCTGCTTTTGCAGGTGTCTCTGGGGGCTTTAGTGCGAACTTAGTGTTATCAGGGACAGATGCATTGTTAGGTGAGCTTACCATTGCAGCAGCTGCCATCGTTGACCCTGCTTATGCTGAAGGCATGAGTATAGCCATGAACTGGTGGTTTATTGGTGCATCTGTATTTGTATTAACACTTATTGGCGCATGGGTAACAGAACGAATTGTTGAACCGAGGTTAGGTACATACAAAGGAGAATACGAAGAAACAGTTGAAAAGCTAACAAGCCTAGAAAAGAAAGGTCTTATATGGGCGACGGTTTCTATAGTGGTGTCTCTTATTTTAGCAGTGCTACTCGTTGTTCCAGAAGGAGCTCCAATGCGTGGAACAGGAGAGCGACCAATTATTGAGTCGCCATTTATGGATTCCCTTGTACCAATTATTGCGATTTTATTCTTTATTCCGGGTCTTGTTTACGGTATTGTAACGAAGGCAGTGAAAAATGACAAGGATGTCGCTTATCAACTTTCCGACACAATGGCTTCCATGGGGATGTTCATTGTGCTAGCATTTACTGCTGGTCAATTTGTTGCTTATTTTAACGAGTCTAATATGGGATTAGTGTTAGGAGTTTATGGTGCGGACTTCTTGCAAAGTATTGATTTAACAGGTATCCCTTTAGTAATCGTGTTTATTATATTAGCAGGGTTTATCAATATCTTTATTGGAAGTGCCTCCGCAAAATGGGCGATGATGGCGCCGATTTTTGTGCCAATCATGATGCAATTAGGTTATTCACCAGAATTAACGCAGATGGCTTATCGTATTGCAGATTCATCAACAAATATTATTTCACCACTTATGACCTATTTTGCGATCATTATCGCTTTTGCACAAAAATATGATAAGAAAATGGGGATAGGTACACTTGTTTCAACCATGATTCCTTATTCTATTTTCTTTCTTATTGGATGGACAATTATGCTTGTTATTTGGATGTTAATCGGAGTTGAACTAGGCCCTGGTGCGCCAATTTCTTATTAA
- a CDS encoding AAA family ATPase yields the protein MESTMSYNVKIENVLQNIRKVMIGKEEPAVLSLVALLAQGHVLLEDVPGVGKTMLVKTLAKSLDCDFRRIQFTPDLLPSDVTGVSIFNPKTLEFEFRGGPILGNIILADEINRTSPKTQSALLEAMEEKHVTVDGNTIPLARPFFVMATQNPIEYEGTYPLPEAQLDRFILKLNMGYPTFVEEMEMLTRTSQVHPIDCVEAVLTKQELEHIQDEVKHVYIDKNVQHYIIDLATSTRTHPQIYLGVSPRGSIALMKAAKAYAFILGRDYVLPDDVKYLAPYVLAHRIILRSEAKYSGETASDVIAMIIEQTEIPIRKELL from the coding sequence ATGGAGAGTACAATGTCATATAATGTAAAAATAGAAAATGTTTTACAAAATATAAGAAAAGTAATGATCGGCAAAGAAGAACCTGCTGTTTTAAGTCTCGTTGCTTTATTAGCACAAGGGCATGTGCTATTAGAGGATGTACCAGGTGTTGGGAAAACCATGCTTGTAAAAACGTTGGCGAAGTCTTTAGATTGTGACTTTAGGAGAATACAATTTACCCCTGATTTATTACCTTCCGATGTTACAGGTGTATCCATTTTTAATCCAAAAACACTAGAGTTCGAATTTCGTGGTGGACCAATTCTCGGTAATATCATATTAGCAGATGAAATCAATCGAACTTCTCCAAAAACACAGTCCGCCCTGTTAGAAGCAATGGAAGAAAAACATGTCACTGTGGATGGTAATACGATTCCTCTAGCTCGCCCTTTTTTTGTCATGGCTACTCAAAATCCAATTGAATATGAAGGTACGTATCCATTGCCAGAAGCACAATTAGATCGATTTATTTTAAAATTAAACATGGGATATCCGACGTTTGTGGAGGAAATGGAAATGCTCACACGTACTTCGCAGGTGCATCCTATTGATTGTGTAGAAGCTGTGTTAACAAAACAAGAATTAGAACATATCCAAGATGAAGTAAAGCATGTGTATATCGATAAAAATGTGCAACATTATATTATTGATTTAGCAACAAGTACGAGAACACATCCGCAAATTTATTTAGGCGTCAGCCCAAGAGGGTCGATTGCTTTGATGAAAGCTGCAAAGGCATATGCCTTTATTTTAGGACGTGACTATGTTTTACCAGATGATGTGAAATATTTGGCTCCTTACGTTTTAGCACATCGAATCATCCTGCGCTCGGAAGCAAAATATAGTGGAGAAACTGCTAGTGACGTTATTGCAATGATTATCGAACAAACTGAAATACCAATACGAAAGGAATTGCTTTAA
- a CDS encoding DUF58 domain-containing protein yields the protein MKYRFRMIVSSLFLITILLLLFSYAMFQGGFVSWFLFFSFLPILLYEAVVLLYPIRKWQVSRKLSHYVTDAGGAVIVKVKIKRRFPFPLYYCIIEDMLADSLKKVDNGKEKYQYMHQADQLFIERRMKRVLFPGFKRTFSFSYQLEQIPRGIHSFQKVRIRTGDFFGLVKKDHMYAVNDSLVVYPNARRLLLDEQMRNQQEGNVLSSSLRLNNVNVATGIREYLPGDRVSWIDWKQTARKNTMMTKEFEQERGTSRIIVLEACNISNPIVFEGMVEVTYALLTHFKKQSVESGLLTVGKDTSFFASIHAQGDFNRLIEHITKLQPSKNDMFSMGIQNQWSKLVSGGTLLFVVGNMDKPFVEMMKKVRQRAKHICILFIQPAQQHTLSAPFVRQLQTFGVDVFEMTERELMKNPLEVKKI from the coding sequence ATGAAATACCGCTTTCGAATGATTGTAAGCAGTCTGTTTCTGATTACTATCCTTCTGCTGTTATTTTCGTATGCTATGTTTCAAGGCGGCTTTGTCAGTTGGTTTTTATTTTTTAGCTTTCTTCCTATATTGTTATACGAAGCAGTTGTTTTACTATATCCAATTCGCAAATGGCAGGTTAGTAGAAAGCTTTCCCATTATGTAACCGACGCTGGTGGAGCGGTTATCGTAAAGGTTAAAATAAAACGTCGTTTTCCATTTCCTTTATATTACTGCATCATAGAAGATATGTTAGCAGATTCATTGAAAAAGGTGGACAACGGTAAAGAAAAATATCAGTATATGCACCAAGCTGATCAACTGTTTATTGAACGGAGAATGAAACGGGTTCTGTTTCCAGGTTTTAAGCGAACATTTTCTTTTTCTTATCAGTTAGAACAAATTCCAAGAGGTATACATTCCTTTCAAAAGGTACGGATACGGACAGGAGATTTTTTTGGGCTTGTTAAAAAAGATCATATGTATGCTGTAAATGACTCGCTCGTTGTCTATCCAAATGCTCGCCGGCTCCTATTAGATGAACAAATGCGTAATCAGCAGGAAGGCAATGTACTCAGCTCATCGTTACGACTTAACAATGTCAATGTAGCGACAGGGATAAGGGAATATTTACCTGGAGATCGTGTGTCTTGGATTGACTGGAAGCAAACAGCAAGAAAAAATACGATGATGACAAAGGAGTTTGAGCAAGAAAGAGGAACGAGCAGAATCATTGTCCTAGAAGCTTGTAATATATCAAATCCGATTGTTTTTGAAGGAATGGTAGAAGTAACGTATGCTTTGCTTACTCATTTTAAGAAACAATCGGTGGAATCTGGATTACTTACCGTCGGAAAAGACACAAGTTTTTTTGCATCTATACATGCGCAAGGAGACTTTAATCGATTAATAGAACATATAACAAAACTACAGCCAAGTAAAAATGACATGTTTTCAATGGGCATTCAGAACCAATGGTCGAAGCTCGTTAGCGGGGGTACCCTTTTATTCGTTGTAGGAAATATGGATAAACCGTTCGTAGAGATGATGAAAAAGGTGAGACAAAGAGCGAAACATATATGCATTTTGTTTATTCAGCCTGCGCAACAACATACCCTTTCGGCTCCGTTTGTTCGTCAGTTACAAACTTTTGGAGTAGATGTATTTGAAATGACAGAGCGTGAATTAATGAAAAACCCGTTAGAGGTGAAAAAAATATGA
- a CDS encoding transglutaminase TgpA family protein, translating to MSTQKSSPVTFYTLILYICGFILFLEWFYPLQEVTDTTNISMFMLYGVLCFLLSFMQVRWWLSFILKGAALLFVVNSLFFTTSFLNPLWIGELLQDSILNTQALFNRTWYEFTPLFRSTMFLILIWLMSYLLHYWFVIRKRVFMFVFLTIAYLAVLDTFTVYDGTAAIIRSFIISLLALGLAHFMREMDREALRFTLAKKSAVWLLPLVAIVLFSSAVGLAAPKFSPQWPDPVPFIQSSAENAGFSGEGNGGIQKVGYGEDDSRLGGSFVQDYTPVFEAEADEEHYWRVETKDVYTGKGWEKSHDSAYTELGKIPPMFQENVNLETKKATIEFQGDEALDKLVYPYGFDHVEAPEGEPYFDMSSEAIQLMDDANDPITLENYTVDYGYPTFQIEALQQASSSDNSMEAYTQIPETLPDRVIELAKDITAEKETQYDKAKAIESYFSSTDFTYQTTDVPVPEANEDYVDQFLFDSRAGYCDNFSTSMVVMLRSLDVPARWAKGFTGGELVDAGSEKNTYEITNSNAHSWVEVYFPGSGWVPFEPTKGFSNLSDFQNEPISGETQQQDSLQQSEQETEDEEQSEETTPEEEKEEESEVASAAASNSGPTAMEWMLPTVIGIALLLIVFILVYRSRLRLQSKWVRRKFTADNNVENQQEAYHFLMKVLQKQGEAKRPGETLREYAMKIDKKYETTDMQKLTEHYERLIYRDDDKLASKTEVAQLWKNLIKRILS from the coding sequence ATGAGTACGCAAAAGTCGAGTCCTGTTACTTTTTATACGTTGATTCTTTATATTTGCGGATTCATTTTATTTCTAGAATGGTTCTACCCATTGCAAGAAGTGACGGATACGACAAATATTAGTATGTTTATGCTTTACGGCGTTCTATGCTTTCTTCTTTCTTTTATGCAGGTTAGATGGTGGCTGTCGTTTATCTTGAAGGGGGCAGCATTACTATTCGTGGTAAATAGTCTATTTTTTACGACGAGTTTTTTAAACCCGTTATGGATAGGAGAGTTATTGCAAGATAGTATCTTAAATACGCAAGCATTGTTTAACAGAACATGGTATGAGTTCACGCCATTGTTTCGTAGTACGATGTTTCTTATTTTAATCTGGTTAATGAGCTACTTACTACATTATTGGTTTGTCATTAGAAAACGTGTCTTTATGTTCGTATTTCTGACGATTGCTTATTTGGCAGTGTTAGACACATTTACAGTTTATGATGGTACTGCTGCAATCATTAGATCCTTCATTATATCTTTGCTTGCTTTAGGGTTAGCCCACTTTATGAGAGAGATGGATCGAGAAGCGCTTCGTTTTACATTAGCTAAGAAATCTGCGGTTTGGTTGCTGCCATTAGTTGCGATTGTTTTATTTTCTTCAGCTGTTGGGTTAGCTGCACCAAAATTTTCTCCTCAATGGCCTGATCCCGTACCGTTTATTCAAAGCAGTGCAGAAAATGCAGGCTTCTCTGGAGAAGGAAATGGCGGAATTCAAAAGGTTGGCTACGGAGAAGATGACAGTAGATTAGGAGGTTCTTTCGTACAAGATTATACACCAGTATTTGAAGCGGAGGCCGATGAAGAACATTACTGGCGTGTAGAGACAAAAGATGTGTATACAGGAAAAGGATGGGAAAAGAGTCATGATTCTGCTTATACAGAATTGGGTAAAATACCACCAATGTTTCAAGAAAATGTTAATCTAGAAACAAAGAAAGCTACGATCGAATTTCAAGGTGATGAAGCACTTGATAAGCTCGTTTATCCGTACGGTTTCGATCATGTAGAGGCACCAGAAGGGGAGCCGTATTTTGATATGTCTTCGGAAGCAATTCAGTTAATGGATGATGCCAATGATCCGATTACATTAGAAAATTATACGGTTGATTATGGCTATCCTACTTTTCAAATTGAAGCTTTGCAACAAGCTTCCAGTTCAGATAACTCTATGGAAGCATATACGCAAATTCCAGAGACGCTTCCAGATCGAGTAATTGAATTGGCAAAAGATATTACTGCTGAAAAAGAGACGCAGTACGATAAAGCAAAGGCGATTGAAAGCTACTTCTCCAGCACCGATTTTACGTATCAAACGACAGATGTTCCTGTGCCTGAAGCAAACGAAGATTATGTGGATCAATTTTTATTCGATTCTAGGGCAGGATATTGTGATAATTTTTCCACCTCGATGGTTGTCATGTTACGTTCGCTGGATGTTCCTGCAAGATGGGCGAAAGGATTTACCGGTGGTGAATTAGTGGATGCGGGAAGTGAAAAAAACACCTATGAAATAACTAATTCCAATGCGCATTCATGGGTAGAAGTCTATTTTCCTGGTTCAGGATGGGTTCCATTTGAACCAACAAAGGGATTCTCGAATTTATCCGACTTTCAGAATGAGCCCATAAGTGGGGAAACGCAGCAACAAGATTCCTTGCAACAGTCGGAACAGGAGACAGAGGATGAGGAGCAGTCGGAAGAAACAACGCCTGAGGAGGAAAAAGAAGAGGAGTCCGAAGTCGCATCAGCTGCTGCATCTAACTCGGGGCCAACTGCCATGGAATGGATGTTGCCAACTGTTATCGGTATCGCGCTTTTACTCATTGTCTTCATTCTTGTTTACAGAAGTAGGCTTCGCTTGCAATCTAAATGGGTACGTCGTAAATTTACAGCGGATAATAATGTAGAAAATCAACAGGAGGCGTATCACTTTTTGATGAAAGTGTTACAAAAACAAGGGGAAGCAAAACGTCCTGGGGAAACATTACGAGAGTATGCAATGAAGATTGATAAAAAGTATGAAACGACAGATATGCAGAAGCTTACGGAGCATTATGAACGGCTCATTTACAGAGATGACGATAAGCTTGCTTCTAAAACAGAGGTGGCGCAATTATGGAAAAATTTAATAAAACGAATATTGTCTTGA
- the guaA gene encoding glutamine-hydrolyzing GMP synthase, translated as MKTNEMILVLDFGSQYNQLITRRIREFGVYSELHSHKLTAQEIKEINPTGIILSGGPHSVYDENSFRCDPAIFDLGIPVLGICYGMQLMALHFDGKVEKAKNREYGKAEMDVQGEPTLFAGTPKQQTVWMSHGDKVVEAPASFQVDATSPSTPIAAISNQEQGLYGVQYHPEVRHSEYGNDVLKQFVFAVCGSKGDWTIENFIDMEVKKIQEKVGDRNVLCALSGGVDSSVVAALIHKAIGDQLTCIFVDHGLLRKNEADDVMKVFADDFHMNIIKIDAKDRFLTKLKGVDDPEKKRKIIGNEFIYVFDDEAAKLKNMDFLAQGTLYTDIIESGTETAQTIKSHHNVGGLPENMQFELIEPLNTLFKDEVRELGTQLGIPERIVWRQPFPGPGLAIRVLGEVTEEKLEIVRESDAILREEIAKAGLDRDIWQYFTVLPNIRSVGVMGDARTYDYTIGIRAVTSIDGMTSDWARIPWDVLEKISTRLVNDVAHINRVVYDVTSKPPATIEWE; from the coding sequence ATGAAGACAAATGAAATGATTTTAGTATTGGATTTTGGTAGCCAATACAATCAATTAATTACACGACGAATCAGAGAATTTGGCGTGTATAGTGAGTTGCACTCTCATAAGTTAACAGCTCAAGAAATTAAGGAAATAAACCCGACAGGTATTATTCTTTCTGGAGGGCCACATAGCGTATATGATGAAAATAGCTTCCGCTGTGATCCCGCAATTTTTGATTTAGGTATCCCAGTATTAGGAATTTGCTATGGCATGCAATTAATGGCCTTACATTTTGACGGCAAAGTAGAAAAGGCTAAAAACCGTGAATACGGAAAAGCGGAAATGGACGTTCAAGGAGAACCAACGCTCTTTGCAGGTACACCAAAGCAGCAAACTGTATGGATGAGTCATGGGGATAAAGTGGTAGAAGCTCCAGCATCTTTCCAAGTAGATGCAACAAGTCCTTCGACACCTATTGCAGCTATTAGTAATCAGGAACAAGGGCTGTATGGTGTACAGTACCATCCGGAGGTACGTCATTCCGAGTATGGAAATGATGTGTTAAAGCAGTTTGTCTTTGCGGTGTGTGGCAGTAAGGGTGACTGGACGATTGAGAATTTCATTGACATGGAAGTGAAGAAAATCCAAGAAAAAGTCGGCGACCGAAACGTATTATGTGCTTTAAGTGGTGGCGTTGATTCCTCTGTTGTTGCAGCACTTATTCATAAAGCAATTGGCGATCAGTTAACTTGTATTTTTGTCGATCACGGGTTGCTTCGTAAAAATGAAGCTGATGATGTGATGAAAGTATTTGCGGATGATTTTCATATGAATATTATTAAGATTGATGCTAAGGATCGTTTCTTAACGAAATTAAAAGGTGTCGACGATCCAGAGAAGAAGCGTAAGATTATCGGAAATGAATTTATTTACGTGTTCGATGATGAAGCAGCGAAGCTTAAAAATATGGACTTTCTAGCGCAAGGAACGCTCTACACAGATATTATTGAAAGTGGAACAGAAACAGCTCAGACGATAAAATCACATCATAATGTTGGTGGCCTTCCTGAAAATATGCAGTTTGAATTAATCGAGCCGTTAAACACATTGTTTAAAGATGAAGTTCGTGAATTAGGAACACAGCTAGGTATACCTGAGCGTATCGTTTGGCGTCAGCCTTTCCCTGGCCCGGGACTTGCTATTCGTGTACTAGGGGAAGTAACAGAAGAAAAATTAGAGATTGTTCGTGAATCCGATGCAATTCTACGTGAGGAAATTGCGAAAGCTGGACTAGACCGTGATATATGGCAATACTTTACAGTGCTACCGAACATTCGCAGTGTCGGTGTCATGGGAGATGCCCGCACGTATGATTATACGATTGGTATCCGTGCAGTAACGTCCATTGATGGTATGACTTCCGATTGGGCGCGTATCCCTTGGGACGTCTTGGAGAAAATCTCAACTCGTCTCGTGAACGATGTAGCTCATATTAACCGTGTAGTGTATGATGTAACGAGCAAGCCACCTGCTACGATTGAGTGGGAATAA